One Salminus brasiliensis chromosome 5, fSalBra1.hap2, whole genome shotgun sequence DNA segment encodes these proteins:
- the LOC140555892 gene encoding uncharacterized protein, translating into MTSTLRCSDCGKNFTRLYNLQLHQHIHTGERPYHCLACGKSFKHGSHLITHQRIHTGEKPHVCSECGKSFRHGSTLINHQRIHTGEKPYKCSDCEKRFGQRSSLQKHQLLHSVQKQNCSYCGKSFSHEAHLQRHQRIHTGEELYYCSECGKGFTDLRNLQIHQRIHTGGKPYHCSECGKSFIEVHNLQVHQCVYTRKRPYHCSECGKSFSSGSSLITHQRIHTGEKPHECFHCGKRFRHGSTLKKHQRIHTGEKPYKCSDCEKRFSQQSTLQKHQLLH; encoded by the coding sequence ATGACCAGCACCCTCAgatgctcagactgtgggaagaatTTTACACGATTGTATAATCTCCAGTTACACCAGCACATTCACACAGGGGAGAGGCCGTATCACTGCTTAgcgtgtgggaagagttttaaacATGGAAGTCACTTAATAACACACCAGCGAATTCATACAGGAGAGAAGCCACATgtctgctcagagtgtgggaaaagTTTTAGACATGGGAGTACCTTAATAAACCATCAGCGCATTCAtacaggagagaagccgtacaagtgctcagactgtgagaagagatTTGGTCAACGGAGTTCCCTACAGAAACATCAGCTCCTTCACTCAGTACAGAAACAGAATTGTTCATACTGTGGCAAGAGTTTTAGTCATGAAGCTCATCTTCAaagacaccagcgcattcacactggagaggaactgtattactgctcagagtgtgggaagggTTTTACAGACTTGCGTAATCTTCAGATACACCAGCGCATCCACACAGGAGGgaagccgtatcactgctcagagtgtgggaagagttttataGAAGTGCATAATCTACAGGTACACCAGTGCGTTTACACAAGAAAAAggccatatcactgctcagaatgtgggaagagttttagcAGTGGAAGTAGCTTAAtaacacaccagcgcattcacactggagagaagcctCATGAGTGCTTTCATTGTGGGAAACGTTTCAGACATGGGAGTACCTTGAAAAAACACCAGCggattcacactggagagaagccgtacaagtgctcagactgtgagaagagatTTAGTCAACAGAGTACCCTTCAGAAACACCAGCTCCTTCACTGA